Proteins from a genomic interval of Quercus lobata isolate SW786 chromosome 11, ValleyOak3.0 Primary Assembly, whole genome shotgun sequence:
- the LOC115968571 gene encoding high affinity sulfate transporter 2-like, translated as MSGRVTQEMEIGSEHSSRRHPQPSSHIHKVERPPQQNLLTEFRTVIKETFFHDEPLKAFQGQKGHTRFFLVLQAIFPILEWARNYNLEKFRGDLIAGLTIASLCVPQDIAYAKLANLDPQYGLYSSFVPPLIYAFMGSSRDIAIGPVAVVSLLIGTMAQNEIDPQKNALAYRRLVFTATFFAGVTQFALGFFRLGFLIDFLSHAAIVGFMAGAAITIGLQQLKGLLGITNFTKKTDIISVMHSVFGSVHHGWNWQTIVIGLSFLAFLFLTKYIAKKYPKLFWVSAIAPLTSVIVATFCVYITRADKEGVAIVKYIKKGINPSSAHEIYWTGDLLLKGFKIGVVVGLIALTEAIAIARTFAAVKDYNVDGNKEMVAMGTMNIVGSMTSCYVATGSFSRSAVNFMAGCNTAVANIVMSCVVLLTLELITPLFKYTPNAVLASIIIAAVFPLVDIPAAMLLWKVDKFDFLACMGAFFGVVFKSVEIGLLIAVAISFAKILLQVTRPRTAVLGNLPGTLVYRNVEQYSTAKTVSGIMIIRVDSAIYFSNSNYIKERILRWLSNEEEDLKINSGPRIKYLVVEMSPVTDIDTSGIHSFEELHKTLQNRDVKLVLANPGAIVTEKLHASEFTKKIGEDMIFLTVADAIETLSPRIKELP; from the exons ATGAGTGGGCGTGTTACTCAGGAAATGGAGATCGGGAGCGAACATTCATCGCGACGCCATCCACAACCTTCTTCTCATATTCACAAGGTGGAAAGGCCTCCTCAGCAAAATCTTCTCACTGAATTTCGAACTGTTATCAAGGAAACTTTTTTCCACGATGAACCCTTAAAAGCTTTTCAGGGCCAAAAAGGTCATACAAGGTTTTTTCTTGTACTCCAAGCTATTTTTCCGATTCTTGAATGGGCAAGAAACTACAATCTGGAAAAGTTCAGAGGTGACTTGATTGCTGGACTCACCATAGCTAGCCTGTGTGTCCCTCAG GATATTGCATATGCAAAGCTAGCAAATCTTGATCCCCAATATGGGTTAT ACTCTAGCTTTGTTCCACCTCTTATTTATGCCTTCATGGGTAGCTCCAGAGATATTGCCATAGGACCAGTGGCCGTGGTGTCTCTTTTGATTGGAACTATGGCGCAGAATGAGATTGATCCACAGAAAAATGCTCTTGCTTATAGGCGTCTTGTATTCACTGCTACCTTTTTTGCTGGAGTCACTCAATTCGCACTTGGATTTTTCAG ATTGGGTTTCTTAATTGACTTTCTGTCTCATGCTGCCATTGTTGGATTCATGGCTGGGGCTGCCATTACCATAGGCCTTCAACAGCTCAAAGGTCTTCTTGGTATAACAAACTTCACGAAGAAGACTGACATTATTTCAGTGATGCATTCAGTTTTTGGATCAGTACATCATGGG TGGAACTGGCAGACCATAGTAATTGGGTTGTCATTCTTGGCCTTCCTTTTCCTCACCAAGTACATC GCCAAAAAATACCCCAAATTATTTTGGGTATCTGCTATTGCTCCATTGACCTCTGTCATAGTAGCCACATTTTGTGTATATATTACTCGTGCTGATAAGGAAGGTGTAGCAATT gtgaaatatataaaaaagggcATAAACCCATCATCTGCTCATGAAATCTATTGGACTGGAGATTTACTTCTCAAAGGTTTTAAGATCGGTGTGGTTGTGGGTTTAATAGCATTGACG GAAGCTATAGCGATTGCTAGAACATTTGCTGCTGTGAAGGACTACAATGTGGATGGGAACAAAGAAATGGTGGCAATGGGAACTATGAACATTGTTGGCTCCATGACATCTTGTTATGTTGCTACAG GATCATTCTCTCGCTCTGCAGTAAATTTCATGGCTGGCTGCAACACAGCAGTTGCCAACATTGTGATGTCTTGTGTTGTTCTTCTAACATTGGAACTCATTACACCATTGTTTAAGTACACCCCAAATGCTGTACTTGCTTCTATCATCATTGCAGCGGTGTTTCCCCTAGTTGACATTCCAGCTGCGATGCTACTATGGAAGGTTGATAAATTCGATTTTCTTGCTTGTATGGGAGCCTTCTTTGGTGTGGTCTTTAAAAGTGTGGAGATAGGCCTTTTAATTGCG GTGGCTATATCCTTTGCCAAAATCCTCCTACAGGTTACAAGGCCACGAACTGCAGTACTTGGGAATCTCCCAGGGACTCTTGTTTACAGGAATGTGGAGCAATATTCTACTGCAAAAACTGTTTCTGGAATTATGATTATTCGAGTTGATTCTGCTATCTACTTTTCAAACTCCAACTATATTAAGGAGAG GATTTTGAGATGGCTaagcaatgaagaagaagatttgaAGATAAACAGTGGGCCCAGAATCAAATATCTCGTCGTTGAAATGTCAC CTGTTACTGATATTGACACCAGTGGTATCCATTCCTTCGAAGAGTTACATAAGACACTTCAGAACAGAGATGTTAAG CTTGTTTTAGCAAACCCCGGGGCAATCGTGACCGAAAAGCTGCATGCATCCGAGTTTACAAAAAAGATCGGTGAAGACATGATCTTTCTCACAGTTGCAGATGCTATTGAAACACTGTCGCCGAGAATTAAAGAACTGCCATAA